In Geotalea uraniireducens, the genomic window ACCAAATTCATCGATAACCCGGCGGTCCAGCCCCTGCATCGTTTCTCCGGTGACGATTTTCATCTTCGCTCCAAAACCACCATCGCAATGGCATAGTTGCCATCATGGGAAAGTGAAACGAAACTATTTTCCAGACCATTCTCCACGAACAGGCTTTCCGCCCTCCCCTGCAAACGCAGTTCAGGCTTTCCCAGCGCATCGTTGGTTACTTCGACATCATGCCAGCTCAGCCCGTCTCTGAGTCCCAGCCCGCACGCCTTGAGAAACGCCTCCTTGGCGGCAAAACGCAACGCATAATGTTGGGCAGAACGCCGCTTCGCGGCACAGTACTCCCGCTCTGCAACGGTAAACAGGCGCTCGAAGAGCCGCTCGTTCCCCTCTTCGAGGAAGCGCTCAAAACGTGAAATTTCGACGATATCGACGCCAGTACCGAAAATCATGCGCAACCTTACGCATACTTGATGAGATCAACCATATCCCGAACCGCTCGGTCGAGCCCGACGAGCACCGCCCGGGAGATAATGGAATGACCGATGTTGAACTCTTCTATACCGCCCAGTGCTGCGACCTTTTTGATGTTCGCATAATTGAGCCCATGGCCGGCATTGACGCCCAGTCCAAGCTTACGCCCCAGCTTCACGGCATTTTCAATCCGCTCGAGTTCAGCCCGTTCGGTCGGCCAATCGCCGGCTTCGGCAAAACGACCGGTATGGACCTCGATGTAGTCAGCCCGTACTTTGCTCGCGGCCTTAACTTGGTCGGGATCGGGATCAATGAACAGGCTGACGATAATCCCCCCATCCTGCAGCTGTTCAATCTTTTCACCCAGGCCCTGACTGTTGAGACGGACGTCTAGGCCTCCTTCGGTAGTCAGCTCCTGGCGCTTTTCCGGCACCAGGGTACACATGTCCGGTTTCACCGACAGGGCAATGCCCACCATCTCGTCGGTGGCCGCCATCTCCAGATTGAGCTTGGTATTAACCGTCTGGCGCAGCAACTTGAGATCCCGGTCCTGGATATGGCGCCGATCTTCGCGCAGATGGATGGTAATCCCGTCCGCACCGGCACATTCGGCAATAACAGCTGCCGCGACAGGGTCCGGCTCGCTCCCGCCCCGCGCTTGCCGAATCGTTGCAACATGATCAATGTTAACTCCCAGCTTGGCCACCTATTTCCCTCCGATCTGCTTCTCAACTAGGTCGGCAATCTCTTTCGCCCACCCCGTAATCTGATACTTGTCCTGTCCCTCGATCATGATCCGCAGTAGCGGCTCGGTCCCGGAGTAGCGGATCAGGATTCGCCCTTCGTCTTTCAGTTTTCCTTCGATATCTTTGATTAGACGGGCAGGCTCGGGAATCGTCATGATATCTTTCTTCTCGGCTACCCGGACGTTAACCAGGACTTGAGGAAGCGGGATCATCACTTCTGCCAGTTCGGCAAGCGTCTTCCCGGTACGACGCATGATCGCCAGCACCTGGAGCGCCGAAAGAATGCCATCGCCAGTCGTATTATAATCGAGGAACAAAAGATGCCCGGACTGCTCGCCGCCGAGATTGTATCCCCCTTTGCGCATCTCTTCGACGACATAGCGGTCACCGACCGCAGTTTTAATGACCTTTCCCCCTGCCTTTTTGACCGCTATATCAAGGCCCATGTTGCTCATCACCGTGGCAACCAGCGTATTCTTGCGCAGTCGCCGTTGCTTAAGCATATCGATCGCGCAGATTGCCATGATATGATCACCATCGACCTCGTTGCCGAATTCGTCGACAAAAATTACCCGATCAGCATCCCCGTCCAGGGCGATGCCAAGATCGGCCCGGTGCTCCTTCACCGCTTCGCTGATCACTTCGGGGTGAAGCGAACCGCAGCCGGCGTTGATATTCGTCCCGTTCGGCTTGATGCCGTAGGTAATGACTTCCGCACCAAGTTCTTCAAGGACCGCCGGCGCAACTTTGTAGGCAGCGCCATTGGCGCAGTCGAGCACAATCTTCATCCCGGCAAGATCAAGATCCTTGGGAAAGGTATTCTTGAGAAATACCACGTAACGCCCCACCGCGTCATCAATGCGGTAGGCCTTACCAACTTCGGTCGCGATCGGCCGCAACGAGTCAATCTTTTTCGAAAAAATCAGGTCTTCGATTTTCAGCTCCACGTCATCGGGAAGCTTGAAGCCATCCTGAGAGAAGAACTTGATCCCGTTATCCTGAAAAGGATTGTGCGACGCGGAAATCACTACCCCGGCGTCAGCTCGCATCGACGAGGTGATATTGGCGATACCGGGAGTCGGAAGTGGGCCGACCACCAGAACATCGACGC contains:
- a CDS encoding holo-[acyl-carrier-protein] synthase — protein: MIFGTGVDIVEISRFERFLEEGNERLFERLFTVAEREYCAAKRRSAQHYALRFAAKEAFLKACGLGLRDGLSWHDVEVTNDALGKPELRLQGRAESLFVENGLENSFVSLSHDGNYAIAMVVLERR
- the glmM gene encoding phosphoglucosamine mutase, with product MKKLFGTDGVRGVANVYPMTTELAMQIGRAAAYIFKNGSRRHRIVIGKDTRLSGYMLENALVAGICSMGVDVLVVGPLPTPGIANITSSMRADAGVVISASHNPFQDNGIKFFSQDGFKLPDDVELKIEDLIFSKKIDSLRPIATEVGKAYRIDDAVGRYVVFLKNTFPKDLDLAGMKIVLDCANGAAYKVAPAVLEELGAEVITYGIKPNGTNINAGCGSLHPEVISEAVKEHRADLGIALDGDADRVIFVDEFGNEVDGDHIMAICAIDMLKQRRLRKNTLVATVMSNMGLDIAVKKAGGKVIKTAVGDRYVVEEMRKGGYNLGGEQSGHLLFLDYNTTGDGILSALQVLAIMRRTGKTLAELAEVMIPLPQVLVNVRVAEKKDIMTIPEPARLIKDIEGKLKDEGRILIRYSGTEPLLRIMIEGQDKYQITGWAKEIADLVEKQIGGK
- a CDS encoding pyridoxine 5'-phosphate synthase; protein product: MAKLGVNIDHVATIRQARGGSEPDPVAAAVIAECAGADGITIHLREDRRHIQDRDLKLLRQTVNTKLNLEMAATDEMVGIALSVKPDMCTLVPEKRQELTTEGGLDVRLNSQGLGEKIEQLQDGGIIVSLFIDPDPDQVKAASKVRADYIEVHTGRFAEAGDWPTERAELERIENAVKLGRKLGLGVNAGHGLNYANIKKVAALGGIEEFNIGHSIISRAVLVGLDRAVRDMVDLIKYA